In Phoenix dactylifera cultivar Barhee BC4 chromosome 1, palm_55x_up_171113_PBpolish2nd_filt_p, whole genome shotgun sequence, the genomic stretch ATTTTCCATTTGTTTTCGGAACGAGGGGTATGGGTCAAGGGAGACCGTGCGATAGTGCTTCCACCAGGGTCGGCCACGTGACATAGCCTCATATACCTTAAGACAAGGCTCGAGAGgatatgcaaggcctaagatgaaTCATATCCACATAATACcaacaaatataatcaaattaATCCAATAAAACTACTAACCTCAAATAATCAACTaatttaattataaaatttcCGATGTCATCGATATCGGCAAAATAAAAGAGATAACTAGCTAACTAATTACTAGCTGTACAAATTCTATGTCCCTCCCATTCAAAACTATACCTTCTTTGACTCTAAAACCGCAGTAAGAATTCTAAATCGCTGCACCATAAGAAtctcagtaagaatcccaaactACTGCACTAtaagtaataaaaaataattaaataaataataccAGATAAAATGAATACCATATCAATACTCGGAGAGCTTATGCACATAAGCCCATCTTATCAAATaagcatatatacacacacacacacacacacatatatatatatatatatttgtatatatatatctcaaatTTAATCAATTATTCAACAATAGTTTCTTATGTCATGTCATCTATTCTCATTAACTTGATTTCTAGATTTCATAACACTATTTTTTtgactttggactaaccaacaGATTATGACCTAGAATAGGACTACTAAACAAAATCCTATGCGTAAGCTCGTTGAGgttatcctacgcataagcctGTAGAAGTTATCTCCCGCATAAGCTCGTGGTGGCTATCTCACGCATAAGCCCGTGGAGGTTATACCATGCATAAGCTCGTTGAGGCTATCCCATGATGTAGTTAATTCAAACTATATCTTTTCTACCTGATTTATATCTTACTCTTATCAAACCATAACTTACTCTAGTGATCCTAAACCtatgctctaataccacttcTATCATGCCCTAAACCTGTCATTCGGGTCGGCCATGTGACACCTTAGGACAAGGCCCAAGAGAATATGAAAGGCGTAAGTTGAACAATATCCACATAATACtaacaaattaaattaaattaatcgAATAAAACCATTAACCTTAAATAATAACCTAGTTCAATTATAAAGTTTCATATGTCCATCGAtatcagaaaaataaaagagataaCTAGCTAACTAACTACTAGCTGGACAAATTCTACATCTCTTTCATTCGAAACTACACCTTCTATGAcccagaaaaaaatataaagaagaaTAAGACCTTTTCAGCTCAGTAAGAATTCCAAACCGCTGCACTATAcgtaataagaaaataatcaaaTGAATACCAGATAAAATGAATACCAATTAAATTCATTTTACCAACACATTGTACGTAAGGATTAGGGTGAGGGCCAACACATTGCGCAACAACAAGCATGATTCAAGATCCCTTTTTACCAAGGGTCAACCATAGGTCCATTAAGGAGGCTAGGTAAgacaaggagagggagaagaaaacaaagaaagagagagacatagggagattagagagagaaagagagggatggactttctctctccttctcttcttcttccttctatgGAGACCTGATGCCGGACTAATTTTAAAATGAGagcaggagaagaggagaagagaaggaggaagaaggagaagggaggagaagagaagaagaggaaacgtgGGGAAAGAAGTCTTTTAATTCTGCATTAAAAATCCTAATCAGCTTACaagttccctttaaatagggccccataagaacaattaaaataaaccccttacataaaataattccccacaaacaagccctaaaatgaaaataagcccagaataaaataaaccacaaataaatccctaaacacaaataaacccagaaataacaataagcaaatgtgcaaataaaatggggacctagctgatgtccccatcaactcctcccggatgagaaaaactcgaccccgtcgagtgtaaATCGgggcggctgtcgtactgctccagaagatccgagtcaaggcgctgcaactcagctcgcgaaatccacgacacatctgattcgggtcgacctttccaccgaacaaggtaacgttggtagcttcctctcctggtagagataacctgctcatctaatatatgttctatgtgttccctgcgtgcatgaaactggggaggtggaggctcacTAGCAGGTGCTAGAGCAGGGTGATCACCAACAGTGGatgtatcaacaaaagggtcagaaggaatgaatgttgatttcttgtatgggactaaatcttcaatattaaatgttgcactaatcccatagtcttcaggaagatctacaacatacgcattcgaactgattttctttaggactttgaatggtcccgcactacgagattgcaactttttgaacgtccccgaaggaagtcgttcaggtctaattcttaccatgactgaatcacctacatttaattctttataacggcggtgcaaatcagcaaaggatttatattttaagttattagagtgaataagtttgctgatctcctgatgcaatgaatgcaggtgtgaagcaaatgattgtgcagactcagagactctatgttgatgtgacatgggaatcaagtctatgggCTGCCTAGGTTTATATTCATTCACCACTTCGAAAGGACTCACGCCTAAGgacctattgaccgaactattatatgcaaactcgacGGTCGGTAACACTAAATCCCAGGTCCTAGTATAGGCCgacgaaaattttaatttagtgcCAATCATGTGTCCAAGAATTTTCCTAAAGGAACTCACGAATCTAACATCTCTATCAGATATAATAGGTGTTGGAAGGTCAGGAGGTCTAACGACTTCATTGAAATAAAGTTTGGCAATTCTAGAATTGTTAGAAGTCCTAGGACATAGGAGAAAAGGAGCCATATCCGAAAAATGGTCCACAACCATAAATATGGAATCGTGCTTGATATAGGTACGAGGAAGTCCCAACACGAAGCCCATATTGACATCTTGCCATGAGATCGTGGCACTCGACATAAAATCGAAGAGGTCGTTCAGCCTAGGGATGGAAAAAACGATACTTAACCATAATTTTATTGGGGGTGCGGAGTGTGGGTATAGCACTGGGGCTCAAACTCTCACGAATATACCCTCGAGTGAGGAGTTTGTCAACTTTACATTTCAGTTCGGTGTGGTtgtttgggttgagcctatgatggGAAAGAGTTGGTACGGATGCTCCAGGAATGAGGTCAATGACGTGCTGGAGGTCACACATCGGAGGAAGTGTATCTGGAAGATCCTGAGAGAAaacagagtgaaactcctccaacaggGAAACTACTGCGGGTGGGTGCTCAGGATTCGACTCCACATTgataactctagccacaaggTTAAACACAGGTGATTGGCTgtcgatatctttcattacctcgttcgaagtaatgatgtgaagtaATTTATCTTTCCGTAGGGTAGCACTCTTTTTTGTAGAGGCGGGCTCTCGGGGAGGCAATGAGTTCAGTACAATTTTCCGACCCTGGAACATAAAGCTACACGAATTCGAACGTccatgaagtgtgacgtccctatcgtataaccaaggtctccctaaaattacttgacctacgtccatcggaaggcagtcgcaccagatctcgtctttataagataggaattgaatcggTACAAGGCATCTTTCCGACACCGAGATGGATgtcttatctacccaggctaccttatatgggttgggatgaggggtagatttcaggccgaggcgggaaacaactccagacgcaatggcgttgatgcaactcccgctatcaaataggattttgcatgttttatcaTTGATCTTAAGAAACGTGTAAAATATGGAGGTTCTACGCCAATCTTGTTCGGTCTTGGTTTGAGCTAGAGTATACCGAACCACATGAAGCCTAGGATTTTGGTCATTCCGGTCAGTGGGCTCATTTTGGGGTTCAGACTGGATAAACTCTAACCCGGTCTGTTCGTCTCCAAAGTCTTCTACAAAATCctcgatgtttggttcatagacttcttcgacacatcCAGTCTCCTGGGTTCCTACTTCAAGTTCAGTCATTAGataggtcttggcattacattgggacgcGATATGGCCAAACTTTTGGTACCTGAAACATTGTGTTTGGCTTCTAGAACGAGGATTGGGACCTagtatgcccttttctttatcatttgaagAGTTCTGGACAGGTATCGGGGATGTCCGAATCGGTGCTTGGCTAGGGCCGGGCTGGTTAGAAGGATTGGGAAGCTGCCTGGGTTGTGGGAGGTAGTtttgattaggtcgggctcctggGGCCATGGGTCGAGGGTCGGTATGCCTCACTACAGGGGCTTGTAAGAAACTATctacatcttgagccaactggtatgcttggccaagggtggtaatctctcggaggattaATTCTTTCTGAATCTCCTGGCGGAGTCCTGCCCGGAACCTAgaaagagtaacagtctcctcttcgattacaccgcacctcatgtgaaactcttCAAATTGTGCAATGTAATCGGCGACGGTTAAAgtcccttgagttagtttctgccacctatccataaggcgttgtcggtaagagaatggcagatacttctcattcagtttctctttcatatcctcccaaGTGGTGATGCGTGGAAGCCTCTGGGTCTCACGCCGATGTTCAacgttatgccagtaccagtgagcttgcccaataagcttcattttggcaaaCCGTACTTTTCTATCTTCAGGCATatcgtaccactcaaaatagttatccatggctgctctccaatcaaggtacacgctcggctctaattgaccagcaaatgtgggggcttctactcgcacggtacgaagtagtcgctcgtcaagatcgcgctggtgatcaggatgatgttggttcctagggggatgggGAAAAGCTGCCGGCGGTGTGGTCAAACCAAACTCGGGGTAAGCTGCGATTGGGGATGATGGTTCCGGAGGCCTAAGGTGTTGTATTTGAGCACGGATCTCACGTTTGAATTCGTCGTTATCAGCTCGTATTGCAGCTAATTGTTCCAGAATATCTTGTATGACTCTGGGGTCCATGGTGGATGAAGGGGTCTGAGagtcagtgaggaggtactctctaccactacgggtGGGCATACAGGAGCTACTCTAAttggtgatatgatatgcaataCTACTAATGAACCCTAATTGTCCAAAGgtaatgcaggacaacctactgatGCAACCCACTAATGCAACCTACTATGAATTCGGAAATCAGCAattttttcacaaaaataacttaaaattaaattttactaatttgtactttggttatttcagaattaaagtagaaaattagtcactataagaagtTAGGTTGCAAACACGTTTTACAGTCATACAAAGTCTgaaagtaatctgatctatggatgttgatgatgtcctgacactaaggtgtgctaatttaatatttagatttaattgGTAGGTAGGACAGGTGTGGTGAAAAATGTTCTAGGTTTTGCAGTTtgacaagaaaataagtttcaaaacagggctgtcatgcaagagaactagaacatatttAAATAAGCAAGTCCAAGGGAGGAAGAACCTATTACCTGTGGCGGATACAGCCAATCAGAATCAGGTACTCGTGGGCTGGGGCGACGGTCGGGACGCAGTGAGTCGGGTCGTCGGATGGCGTGAATCTGGTCGCGTTACAGCAACTGGGGGCCTGCTGAACCTGTCAACTTTGGGGTATACTGTATGGTGTGGCTAGCGGGCCTGTAAATGAGGAAGGCTTGTGAGTTGATCCTTGAATCAGTGGCGGGCCCTGCAGTCAGTTGGGCCGCAGGTGCTACGGTGGATCGGGAATCAGTGGCGGGCCCTGCAGTCAGTTGGGCCGCAGGTGGCTCAGTGGATCGGGCGCGATGGAGCTCGAGTGAAGGAGAAACTGGGACCGAAAGGGGAGTGGAGAGAAAAGGGGAAAGGTGGAGGCGGTGGTCTGGTGCAGCGGCAAGCGGAGGTGGGCGTAGCGGCGGGGCGTGGTGGCGTGGCTCAGTGGAGGGAGAGACGATGACAATCGGAGGAAGCGGGCGGACTCGGGTGGTGTGTTAGCTGCCCAACGGCGTCGCAGCTGGTTCGGGCGGCATAGCGGAGGGGTTCAGGCGATGGCGGATCTCGGCGGCGGCAGGAAGCGGCACGGGCGGAGGCGGCGACGGCGCAGCGACACGAGCGGCACGGGCACAGGGGCGGCGCGGGCTCGGGTGACGGAGGAAATGGCGTCGGCGGCAGAAACGGCACGGCAGAGGCGGCGAGGAGGAAACGGCGGACGGTCGGTGGTGGCGCTGCAGGCGGAgctcggcgacggcggcgaaggaggcggtggaaaccctagggtttcctCTTCGGCAGAACAGaggttaggttttttttttttttttaggaacacgtgcaggtcacgtgatccgaagggattttttttttttttttttttttgaaccctaACGGGTTCGGGTTATCGGTTTCGGGTTTCGAAGGAAACCCGCTCCGATAACTGTGAAACTTAGCACGTGCGGATCACGtgccaaagttttttttttttttttttttttaacttaccGGATGTGAACCGGGCTATCGGGTTTGGGGTAACGGGTTTAGAACTTACCCGTTACCGTAActccttcttcaacctcccgatcgACTCGGGAGGGCGTTCCGGCCGCTTCGGCGGTGGTTGCGGAGCGGCCGAACTGAACGGCGACGGAGACTCCGTTGTCGGCGGCAACAGGCGGCGGCTGGTCGTGGTGGCGGCCGGAATCTTGCGCGCGGTGGTCGGCGGGTGCGTCGACAGTGCCGAGGGACAAGGTGGCAAACAGATCGACGACGCTCTTCCTCTTTCCGGCAGCGGGAGTCACACGCGGTCCTTCAACGCGCTCCGGTGTCCGTGGTCGACGTACGGCGTAATACTCGTGCGGCCACAGAAATCCCGGAATCCGGCGACGCTCGGCCATACACCGGTGGTGGCACGACGGTGAAGACGCGGCAGAGGTGGTGGTGGCGTCGGTTGCAGGCTCCGGTGGAGGGCCAGAGGTGGCGCTGCAGGGAGGCCTCCGGGGAATCTGATGGAAAGAGGTGGTTGCGGCAGGGAGGGGCACAGTGGAACTGCTCGGCCACAGGggagcttccttttttttttttttctttttttgctctGGTGAAAACACAGACCGAGAGAGAGGAAGGTTTGGATGCGGGTGGCTGTCGATCTGGGTCTTCACAGACTCGGCAgtgaccccttttttttttttttgaacaggcTGACAGAGGGAAGGCCCTGTTCTCCTTGAAGCACTGTGAGAACTAATGGGGAAGGAGGGCTGTTGTtggatcggggctttggcagcaggggcaaaaccaacctggctctgataccaagttgatgccggactaattttaaaatgagagcaggagaagaggagaagagaaggaggaagaaggagaagggaggagaagagaagaagaggaaacgtgGGGAAAGAAGTCTTTTAATTCTGCATTAAAAATCCTAATCAGCTTACaagttccctttaaatagggccccataagaacaattaaaataaaccccttacataaaataattccccacaaacaagccctaaaatgaaaataagcccagaataaaataaaccacaaataaatccctaaacacaaataaacccagaaataacaataagcaaatgtgcaaataaaatggggacctagctgatgtccccatcaagacCTGAATTCTTAACCTCATGAATataggaagaaggaggaggactcGACTGATCAGGGTGGTCCGGCTAGGCGGTAGCCAGAGGCGGTGGCAGGTGGTAGAGAACGGCTGGCAACGGCCTAGGAAAGGGCCATGCTCGGCCAAAATAGAGATAGAAAGGGAGAGGGGCAGTGCCCCTTGCTACCTCGGTGGCAACCACCATGGCCTAAGAGAGCTTCAACAGGGAAAGGGGACTCGCTAGCAAGGGGTGGAGGAGGTGCTCTTCCGTCGGCAGTGGAGATTTCCAGCGGATCTCGGAGAGAAAAGAGGAGATGGCTCTCGGAACATTGGAAGCAAGCATCTGGGatcaaaagagagaaagagggaggttTTCGGCGGTGGCGATTGACTGGGGAGGCACGCCGGCCACCAGAGATGAAGGAGCAAGAAGGGAAGAGGTGGGGATATGAGTTGTGAGGGATCAATCGAAGgggaggggtttatatagagctGCGGAAGAGAGGGATAAACTCAGACAAATGGTGGCACCGGTGGGTCGTTCACTAGTTGTAACAATCCCTAGCTGCTACTGACCATTCGCATCAGCTCCGTTTCCCTCGGCTGCACCTTAACGGCGGCCGTTCGGGCCACTCGGGCAGAGGTTTGCGATCCCCTATTCCGATTATTCTTTAGTTTTTGCTTGGAGCTTGGGCTGGGCCAAGCTCGGGTCACGCTAGTCAAGTGGACAGGGCCTTGACCAGGCCATCACAGTTACGAAGCCATCTCTAGCCATTGTTGGACACATTTGGGGCGTGGATGTCAAATAGGTGAACCAATCTAGAATAGTGAAAGGCACCTTAACAAAGTGCGGTTTTGTTAGCATGATAGCCAGGGTCGGTCTTCTAGAATGGAACGAAAACATTTGAGGGGGAGATGCGTTGGTTGGCCTTTGGTTTAGGAGTTGGGTGGCAAGGCGTGCGGGAAGACCGGAGGGAGATGCATCTCCATCTACCAACACCTCAGCAGGTAGCTCATACAACCGAAGATTACTAAAGGGTTCCGAAGATGACTTCGAGTCAATAGCACACTTggaactctattttttttttttttgtatcagATGTGGTCGCTTCCTTAACTTCTTGGGCCTTGATTTTGCTAGACATTCCTAGCATAGGTTGAGGTAGAATGGGTGGGGTAAACGGTCCACTTCAAGTTGGGATCATCCTTGGTGCAAGCTTTGCATTGCAGAAGGCAGTGCATGTTTGGAACCTCGTGAATGGATGGTAGCTATTGGCATCCACCCCTCAACCTGCAATTTTGACATGCCATCCATGTTTTGCATGTGAATACAACGGCCTACACTCTGGCCAATATTTAAGAACCGGCCAAGTTGGCTTCTTAAATCTCCAGAGATCATGGTATGCCATACCGAGGTATACCGatataaaaattgagaaaataaataagaaagctATTTTGGCATAGAGATATACTATACTGATAAGGTACCCGGTACCGATATTACGGATCAATCAAATCCTATTTTGCTTACTATCATCTTATTAAATTAGGTGATTGGTctacttgtatttgttttgatttGCGTTTGGATTATTTTTGAACTGATTTGTTCTGAAAAATCCGATGCATTGTTAATCCAAtttaattcaagatgaaggaaatTGCTTTAGGTTTGGATTCCATTTATTGACCTGATTGAAAATATGGACAGGGTTTGGAATGGCCCATCCCAATTCAACCCGATCCATTTGCGGCTCTCGCCATGACTTTATTGTGCTGAAGAGGGGAACATGAAGACAGGAATACGGCGCGCTCCATTGGAGGCGCATTACACCTTTTTGGTCatagagagagaggaaacaGGGGCGACATAAAAGCATGGGAACTCGTTTAACACAACTTAGTAGCTAGATTTCGTTCTGTGGCTTAACTACAATACAAGAATATATTTATCTCTGGGTTCATAAGTTTCCTGCATGGACTGCTTAATTCAGCAAATAGGGAGTACTGCCTCCATTCTACCTTTGCCGTGGGAAGCCATTTCTTCCAAGAATTTAACTGTCATAAGATCtgtctttttcttttgcaagTGATCTCCACGCGTAAGTGGAGAATTCCATCAAGTATGAAAGGGCAGGCCCCGAAAAGAAATTGCGACCAGAACCCAGGGAGCAGGTCATTACCGCCAGAATTTTCTTGTTTAGCAGGAATAAAGGTGCCCGTGCCCACCTCAACAAACTCTCCGCCGTCACCTACTTTTTTCATTGCCATAAACCTAGTGGCATGGACATTCACGTCCAAGATTTCTGCCTTCGAAGTAATGCTCAGATCAAAAGAAAATGTCTTTCCAACCTGTTTGCAGGAAGCCACGAGACTTAGTAGTTGGCGGCCAAACTGGAAGTCCTCGGACTCTCTTCTGCCCCCGGAGTGAAATATGCCAAGCAACTCAGAAATAGCCAGGCTCAAGTACACCTCGCAACGGTCAAATTCCGGGAACCAGAGCCGGTTAACTGCTATGGGCGTGCGCTTGTAACGCCGCTCAAGAAATCGGTTGCTCAAGCACCATCCCGGGGCGAGTCTGCGTCTGTACGTCTCCCAGAACTTGAAAGCCAGGGCCTCGATGACAGCCTCGGATACGGATTCACGGTAGAAGAAGTCGCATTGGAGAGCGTCTTCCAGCTTTTGGCGTGTCAGGTAAGTGAAGCGGATGAGGCGTTCGAGGTGCAGTTCCTTGGCACTGCAGTGGTCTTCCGGTTTTGGGTAGTGGGTCTGAGCCCAACACAGTATGAAATCATACACAGCATCTTCTGATTCAACCTTGAGATAGTTCATGAGGAAGAGTGCCTTAATTCGAGAAAATGGTTGCTGAAGAAGTTCATTCTTGATGCTGCTCAGTAGAATCAGAAGATTTATTAAATGATTTATCCAGAATGATCATGTATAACAATctgtaaaaaaaagagagaaaaaaaaaaaggcgaaCTGATAGGGAGTTACCTCATTATATCATGGTTTTCCTTTAGTTTTGAATTCCTCATGTCAGTACGGTCTGTTTGAGTGACATAATCCATTGCTTTGGTTTCTAGTAACTCTTTCACCTCGACCCACAGCACCTTAAAACAAAGCTCGAAGCAGGAGAGTGCTGAGTTTAGCTTGTACACTAACTGGTATGTGCATTGGTGAGCACATGAAAGAACCTGGAACTCGTCTGCGGTCATCAGCAAATCTACACATTCTTCATAAGAGGGTGGTGGCATGCTGGAATAAAAAATGAACTCCAGAAGCGCAACGAAGGCGTGTGCCTCTGTTCCATCAAGTCATATTCAAATTATCGCTTGGATTGCAGGGTGGACTTTGTCGCCTTAAAGAACAATAATTTAGCACATACCTGATGCTTCTATTTGAATAGTTAGAGGTTCCTTTAGTAATGCTGTCTTCATTTCATTGAATAACTTCCAAAACAGAGCAATAGGTGGTTGAGTGAATTAAGCAACTTTAACATAGGAACTAAGCTGAAATTTAGCTCATGTTCTACCTTGCGGAACAGATGGCTTTCCTGGGATAGAAGTTTGGAATCAACAGCGATGACTTCTTCCACAGAATCACCTTCAGAATTAGAATAATCCACACCGCTTGACCGCCTCGAAATATAAGTACCACACGGAGCCCCAATCCCTACAGTAACATAGAGTGCAGCCATTATTCGGGTGGAAGTGCAACTCTGTTTCCTCTTTCCCTCGGAATGGAAAGAAGTGCAAATTTACAGCTACTGTCAATCGTTTTAGGCCTCTTATTCATACTTAATATAACTTGAAGCTGGGTAGACAACAAGTATGAATGCAGTGATTCAAAATTTGCCAAACTATGATGCAAAGCATAAGCATGTTTTGCAATGATAAAATGTTACAGATATCACGGTACAGTAATGATGAATTTAGATACCTAAATTCATTAGacatggttttctttttctctttgacAAAAAAATGTCAGATGTGCTTATTAGCCAACAGTTCAAAACACATGATCAAACTTAATTTACTGATGAACCAAAAGTCAATATTCAGCAACTTCAGACATGCTGATATGACTTTTGCAGACAGTAACTTAGAGTTGTCTACATGGAAGTAAGTTCCATCATCTGTGTTCAAAAAGTATTGCAGAAGTCAAGCCACTTTATCTACGCATCTAGGCACAAAGTCAAATATGATAAAAGCTCAGAGGAATCTAGGAATGGCAGCGGATAGAATACTCCCAAAATTTATCCTTCCTGTATCCAAACCGGTTTAAAATTCTACTATCCAAATCTATCCCAAACTCGATTAaaattttttccaaaaactccAATTCCAtcctattaaaaaaaagataaatacgTCGGGTATCCATACCCGCCcgattaatttttttcaaatgctttcttgaatcTTTTCTGATTCTTCCTTGCTATTAACATATCTTCCATACCCAATTTCCTACAGATACAAATTCTTTTCAAATGAGATAAGAAAAGGATACTGATGGAAATCAGGTAATTCATCCAAGTAAAAGCAGTCCGAAAACAATTTATCAGGAATTGCAAATCCTcattgagttaattaatagaagaaaaaaaacagaatatATCTCAAGAAAGAATGGAATCTTCACCATTTTTGATGTCATCAAATAACTCTGCTTTGGACTTCAGAGAATCTTCTGTGCCAATGTGTTCCCTTCCATCAGGTTGTGGCTTGGAAACAATTCGCACTCTGAGGGGGTGGTCGGAGGGGTGGATAACTTCCCTTTTCATGAAGCGTCTCAGAGTCTTCCTTCCATATCCTTCGGTCGTCTTCTTGGGTGACTCCATAGATTCCGGGTATTGGGGGAGGGGGGGTGGGCGGGGGCGGGGCGCGAAGGGAGGGATGGAGGGAGGGGGGACGATAGAGAGAGATGGGGAGATCTCGCTAACCCTATCATAACCCAAAACAGAACCCAAGAAGTAGCAGAGGGAGcgaaggaaggagaagggagAAAGAAGGTAAGCCCGCCAAGACGAGGGAAATAACGGCCTTTCGCACGCAAAGAGACGGCCGTTGCAACCGCCGTGAAGGTCGCGGTTGCATTTTTCGCGCGAAGGATCGCgcgaatccaccgttggatcattTAGCTTTGGTGCtgctgcccttttttttttttttttttgggctgaaagaaaagggaaaggggggagaggaagggacaagcccaccccgccCCCCGTAACAGCCCTCATTGAGCTCCCACCACGTCAGAAGAATATTCGATGTTGACAGAAATGACCGTGTGGCATcccggccggttttactcatatcctTCCTACCTGTGGGCCCGGCTCGTTATCCTTCTGGGCTCCGTCATGGTTATCCTCCATGTGAGTACGTCATACCTGGAACCACCGAGGCTACCAGTGGACCAATAAGCCCTCCCAGATCCCGTGTCCGAAATCTTGTTGGAAGGAGGGACTTACTGCTTGCTCCGAACGATCCAGACTGTTATGTTAGAATGTTATGTTCTAATTTTTTGAGGCGGGCTAATTTCCACGCATGGACGATTCGTAGCGGACAGTGCCAT encodes the following:
- the LOC120112318 gene encoding BTB/POZ domain-containing protein At2g46260-like; translated protein: MAALYVTVGIGAPCGTYISRRSSGVDYSNSEGDSVEEVIAVDSKLLSQESHLFRKLFNEMKTALLKEPLTIQIEASEAHAFVALLEFIFYSSMPPPSYEECVDLLMTADEFQVLSCAHQCTYQLVYKLNSALSCFELCFKVLWVEVKELLETKAMDYVTQTDRTDMRNSKLKENHDIMSIKNELLQQPFSRIKALFLMNYLKVESEDAVYDFILCWAQTHYPKPEDHCSAKELHLERLIRFTYLTRQKLEDALQCDFFYRESVSEAVIEALAFKFWETYRRRLAPGWCLSNRFLERRYKRTPIAVNRLWFPEFDRCEVYLSLAISELLGIFHSGGRRESEDFQFGRQLLSLVASCKQVGKTFSFDLSITSKAEILDVNVHATRFMAMKKVGDGGEFVEVGTGTFIPAKQENSGGNDLLPGFWSQFLFGACPFILDGILHLRVEITCKRKRQIL